The Stutzerimonas stutzeri RCH2 genomic interval ACCGCATCACGCCTCGCTGCTGCCGACCGTCGCGCCGACCGCTTGCGCCACCAGATCACTACGCCGGTGACCGAAAGCACCGCGATTGCCACGCCCAGCACGGCGATCAGGATGCGCCCTGGCAATCCAAGGATGCGCCCGCCGTGGATCGCCGGTTGCAACAGGTGGAACTGCTGTCCCAGCGTGCCCTGCCCAGGAATCTCCTGCCCCAGCAAACGCCCATCAGTACCGTGGAAGAACAGCCAGGCGTTGCCCTGATTGCTGTCGTGCTCGCCGAAACCGGCGCCATAGAAGTTGTACTCGAAGCTGTAGTACAGCTCGGTGATCGCTTCGGTCAGGCCCAGATCGGCGGCGTGCTGCATGGCGTAGTCGTACGCCTGGTGGAAGTCGTAAGCGGTAGTGCCCAGCTGCTCGTTCGGCATCCGGCCGCGGGCCTCGTAGACGCTCGCCTCAACGGGGGAGAACAGAGAGACCACCGGCTTGAACACCTGCTCCGGCAGGTTCATCGCCACGCTGCTGACCGCCACCGGTGTGAGCAGCAGCCATAGCCAAAGGCCGCCGGCGCGATGCACGTCGTGATTCATGCGCTGGCGTTTGATCTTCCAGGCCGTCCACCACTTGGAAAGGAACGGTCGCCCACGGGGAAAGGTCAGCACCAGCGAGACGAGGCAGTCGATCACCCAGGCAATCGCCACGATACCCATCAGCCACAGCCCCCAGTTGCCCGGCAGCGACAGGTTGTAGTGAAACTCGAGAATGAAGGGCACGAAGTTCTTGCGCGAGAAGCAGCATTCGCCCCAATAGCGCGTACCCACTGGCTCACCGCTCACCGCATCGAGGTAGTGCACTACCGGGCGCTCGTCATAGGGTTTGCCGGTGGCCGGATCGTTGCGCGGCACCAGCGCCATCAACGCGGCATGGCCCGGCTCGCTGGGGAACTCCATGTACCAGACCTGCATGCGCGGGTTGGCCTGCTCGACGCGCTCGACCAGCGTCCCCGGCGCCAGCACCGGCCCCTCGCTGGTGGTGTGGTAGAACTCGGGGTTGAGCCATTCGTCCAGTTCGTGGTGGAAGGCCAGGATGCTGCCGGTGATACCAGCAAGGAACAGGAATACCGCGGTGGCCAGGCCGATATAGCGGTGCACAAGCACAAGAATCGAACGCATCGTCGGTTGTCCGTATTTCAGAAAGCACAAAGCCGCCGGCCTTTGGGGCCGGCGGCAGCTCAGCGTTGATCAGAAGTCGTAGGTCACGGTAGCCATGACATTGCGCGACTCGCCGTAATAGCACTGGCTCAGACTGTTGCACGCGGCGACGTATTTCTCGTCGGTGAGGTTGTTCAGGTTCAGGCGCACGCCAACCCCCTGCAGCCCTACGCGGGACAGGTCGTAGCCGAGCATCGCGTCATACAAGGTGTAGGACGGGATGCGGAGGGTGTTCTCTGCGTCCGCCCAGCTCTTGCCAAAGTAACGCGCACCACCACCCACCTGCAGACCGGCCAGCGGCCCCTGATCGAAGGTGTAGTCGGTCCACAGCGAAGCCATGTTGCGCGCCACCGCATTCGGCGTATTGCCGCGGTTGTTGACGCCGGCGGCACCGGTGAAGTCCTTGGAGTACTCGACGTCCATGTAGGTGTAGCTGGCGATCAGGTTGACCTGCTCGATGGGCCGCAGGCGCGCTTCGACTTCCACACCCTTGGAGGTGAGCTCGCCGACCGCACGGTAGAAGTTCTCGTTGGAATCCTTGTTCGCCAGGTTGGATTGCTTCAGGTCGAAGTAGGAGATGGTGTAGAGATCGTCGGTGCCCAACGGCTGATACTTCACACCCACTTCGTATTGCTCACCCTCGGTAGGATCGAGCAAGGTAATGTCGAAGCCGCCGCTGCCGTTGGCGTTGTAGGCCGCAGTGGCATTGGGATTGAACGACTCGGAATAGCTGGCGTAGGGCGACAGGCCGTTGTCGAAGGCGTAGAGCACGCCGACACGACCAGTGAACTGCTCGAGTTTCGCGCTATCGGACTGATCGCCGTAGCTCGCGTCATTGGTATGGTCGAAGGACACATCCACCCAGTCCTGGCGAACCCCCAGGGAGAAGCGCCAGTTGTCCAAGCTGATCAGATCCTGCACATAAAGACCGGTCTGCTCCAGCTCGCGCGTTTCGTCGTACTGGTGATAGAACACCGGGCTGCCCGCACCTACGGCACCGCTGTAGGGATTGACCGAGGGCAGGCCGTAGGCTGCGTCGTAAACCACCTTGGCCTTGCGCCGCTGGTAGTCGAGGCCGGTCACCAGGGTGTGGCTGAGTGCGCCGGTATCGAAGAGGAACTGCAACTGGTTGTCGATAGTCCAGGCGTGAAGCGCTTCGTCGGCCCCCGTGTAGTAGCGCACCAGTTCATCGGAACCTGGGGCCACGTAGCCGTACTGATAAACCTGCCCCGAGTCCACGGTGGAGTCCAGGTACTGGAAGTTCTGCCGCGCCGAAACGACATCGTTGAAACGGTGCTCGAGCTGATAGCCAATCATCTGCTGGTCGCGCTCGAACTTCTCGTAGTCCTCGTCGCCCTCGAAGAAGCTGCGCGAGATGCGCTGACCGTTGTGCGAGGTGACCGTGCCATCGGCCGGCAAGCCACCGTGGTAGCCGCTCTCCGGATCGCGCTGCAGCATCGCCAGCAGGGTCAGGCGGGTGTCATCGGTGAAATCGATGCTTACCGAGGGCATCACTGCATAGCGCTGCTCCTCAATGCCATCAACCTGGGTATCGGCATCCTTGGCCACGCCCACCAATCGATAGCTGATGCGTTCGTCGTCCAGCGGGCCGGTGAAGTCGAACGCGGCCTGCTTGTAGTCGTGGCTACCGTAGGAGAACTGCAGCTGGCGGCTGGCTTCCTTTTGTGGCTTCTTGCTGGTCATCGCCACCAGGCCGCCGGGCAGGCTGCGGCCATAGAGCACCGAGGACGGTCCCTTGAGGATGTCGATGCGCTCGATGAAGTAAGGATCGACCTGCAGGCTGCTGTAGGTGCCGCTGTCGCCGAGCAGCTTCTGCCCATCGAGGTAAAGGTTGTCCACTGAGCCATCGGTGATGCCGCGCATGGCGACATAATCGTAGCGGGTGGTGGCGCCATACGGAGTGCTCATCAGGCCCGGCGTGTAGCGCACCGCCTGGGCGATGGAGCGCGACCCCTGATCCTCGATCTGCTGGCGGGTAACCACCGATACGGTCTGCGAGGTCTCCGCCAGCGGCATGCTGGTCTTGGTCGCCACGCTGCTGTGGGTGGCGTTGTAGCCTTCCATCGAGCCCAGCGCGTTGCCCAGGGCAAAGCCTTCGACGGTCATCGGTTGCAGCTCGACGGCACCGCTCTGCTCGGTGCGACGGCTCAGCGAGTAGTTGCCCTGGCTGTCACGCACGGCCTGCAGGCCGCTGCCCTGCAGCAGCGCGGCGAAACCGTCGTCGACGCCGAACTGGCCTTGCAGCCCTTTGCTTTGCAGGTCCTGTAGCAGGCTGCCGTCCACCGAGAGCAACACCCCCGCCTCGCCAGCAAAACG includes:
- a CDS encoding PepSY-associated TM helix domain-containing protein — translated: MRSILVLVHRYIGLATAVFLFLAGITGSILAFHHELDEWLNPEFYHTTSEGPVLAPGTLVERVEQANPRMQVWYMEFPSEPGHAALMALVPRNDPATGKPYDERPVVHYLDAVSGEPVGTRYWGECCFSRKNFVPFILEFHYNLSLPGNWGLWLMGIVAIAWVIDCLVSLVLTFPRGRPFLSKWWTAWKIKRQRMNHDVHRAGGLWLWLLLTPVAVSSVAMNLPEQVFKPVVSLFSPVEASVYEARGRMPNEQLGTTAYDFHQAYDYAMQHAADLGLTEAITELYYSFEYNFYGAGFGEHDSNQGNAWLFFHGTDGRLLGQEIPGQGTLGQQFHLLQPAIHGGRILGLPGRILIAVLGVAIAVLSVTGVVIWWRKRSARRSAAARRDAVMEAEAS
- a CDS encoding TonB-dependent siderophore receptor, whose protein sequence is MRSTALPFSPNRSRALALGIRAALLCLPLASVLPAAALAQSAIQQAVRSYDIPAGPLSSALSRFAGEAGVLLSVDGSLLQDLQSKGLQGQFGVDDGFAALLQGSGLQAVRDSQGNYSLSRRTEQSGAVELQPMTVEGFALGNALGSMEGYNATHSSVATKTSMPLAETSQTVSVVTRQQIEDQGSRSIAQAVRYTPGLMSTPYGATTRYDYVAMRGITDGSVDNLYLDGQKLLGDSGTYSSLQVDPYFIERIDILKGPSSVLYGRSLPGGLVAMTSKKPQKEASRQLQFSYGSHDYKQAAFDFTGPLDDERISYRLVGVAKDADTQVDGIEEQRYAVMPSVSIDFTDDTRLTLLAMLQRDPESGYHGGLPADGTVTSHNGQRISRSFFEGDEDYEKFERDQQMIGYQLEHRFNDVVSARQNFQYLDSTVDSGQVYQYGYVAPGSDELVRYYTGADEALHAWTIDNQLQFLFDTGALSHTLVTGLDYQRRKAKVVYDAAYGLPSVNPYSGAVGAGSPVFYHQYDETRELEQTGLYVQDLISLDNWRFSLGVRQDWVDVSFDHTNDASYGDQSDSAKLEQFTGRVGVLYAFDNGLSPYASYSESFNPNATAAYNANGSGGFDITLLDPTEGEQYEVGVKYQPLGTDDLYTISYFDLKQSNLANKDSNENFYRAVGELTSKGVEVEARLRPIEQVNLIASYTYMDVEYSKDFTGAAGVNNRGNTPNAVARNMASLWTDYTFDQGPLAGLQVGGGARYFGKSWADAENTLRIPSYTLYDAMLGYDLSRVGLQGVGVRLNLNNLTDEKYVAACNSLSQCYYGESRNVMATVTYDF